A part of Streptantibioticus cattleyicolor NRRL 8057 = DSM 46488 genomic DNA contains:
- a CDS encoding ATP-binding protein, with product MTVAQHNAVQMEPFLAIAPPDRCFDLTIERHSSNAELDQHDRRRPGVIRRICRAKLRHWGTCDDLTNDVLLASTELVTNALKHSYGARIRVSLSCWPGAVRIDVDDGAPSPPACPRSAGLLDEDGRGLAIVAALADAWGRSGSTTWCLLTADASEQPHGNLPLPPSGHLANPTTIRPASQE from the coding sequence ATGACCGTCGCGCAACACAACGCCGTTCAAATGGAGCCGTTCCTTGCCATCGCACCGCCGGACCGTTGCTTCGATCTGACAATCGAGAGGCACTCTTCCAACGCGGAACTGGACCAGCACGACCGGCGGCGTCCTGGCGTGATCCGCAGGATCTGCAGGGCAAAACTGAGGCACTGGGGAACGTGCGACGACCTGACCAACGACGTTCTCCTTGCCTCGACCGAACTGGTCACCAACGCGCTCAAGCACAGCTACGGCGCCCGGATCCGTGTCAGCCTGTCCTGCTGGCCGGGCGCCGTGCGAATCGACGTTGACGATGGCGCGCCTTCGCCTCCTGCCTGTCCGCGTTCCGCCGGTCTGCTCGACGAAGACGGGCGTGGCCTGGCCATCGTGGCCGCGCTGGCGGACGCCTGGGGACGATCCGGTTCCACGACCTGGTGCCTGCTCACCGCCGACGCGAGCGAGCAGCCGCACGGGAACCTGCCATTGCCGCCGAGCGGACACCTCGCCAATCCCACAACGATCCGTCCAGCGAGCCAGGAGTGA
- a CDS encoding MmyB family transcriptional regulator — translation MTDAQPSGPVVEHGRGDLTAEERRQKLSFLREKRDSVDRSSFEARYPVEVPRRLPGRGRHAPGLTLVEMGRLLGLRDGSWYADLERGQVDNAPVDRLFKVAELLDLTPRQYEFLCVYACRPKPGYPAAGLPGGYREVLDLYQGPAYFQDAGWNLLRPKMYNAAAEALFNGIPDDFNFIRWVLLERSVRRPPEGGRRHAWLPDFWQVWAPRALPVVRAAYVARPDNATLARLHADLAADPEIGPIYQGRLPPYPHTDGDLRPFVHGSTGERGMVRINVLTPRGSDDTLMLLNWHPGA, via the coding sequence ATGACCGACGCGCAACCTTCCGGCCCCGTCGTGGAGCACGGACGCGGAGACCTCACCGCCGAGGAGCGGCGCCAGAAGCTGTCCTTCCTGCGCGAGAAGCGCGACAGCGTCGACCGGTCCTCCTTCGAGGCCCGCTACCCCGTCGAGGTGCCACGGCGGCTCCCCGGCCGGGGCCGCCACGCCCCCGGGCTCACCCTGGTCGAGATGGGCCGCCTGCTCGGCCTGCGGGACGGCTCGTGGTACGCGGACCTGGAGCGCGGCCAGGTGGACAACGCCCCGGTGGACCGGCTGTTCAAGGTCGCCGAGCTACTGGACCTGACGCCTCGTCAGTACGAGTTCCTGTGCGTGTACGCCTGCCGGCCCAAGCCCGGTTACCCGGCGGCCGGGCTCCCCGGCGGCTACCGGGAGGTGCTCGACCTGTACCAGGGGCCGGCGTACTTCCAGGACGCCGGGTGGAACCTGCTCAGGCCGAAGATGTACAACGCGGCGGCCGAAGCGCTCTTCAACGGCATCCCCGACGACTTCAACTTCATCCGCTGGGTGCTGCTGGAACGGTCGGTGCGCCGGCCCCCCGAGGGCGGCCGGCGCCACGCCTGGCTGCCGGACTTCTGGCAGGTGTGGGCGCCGCGCGCGCTGCCGGTGGTACGGGCCGCGTACGTCGCCCGGCCGGACAACGCCACCCTCGCCCGGCTCCACGCCGACCTGGCGGCCGACCCCGAGATCGGCCCCATCTACCAGGGCCGTCTGCCGCCCTACCCGCACACCGACGGCGACCTGCGTCCGTTCGTCCACGGCAGCACCGGGGAACGCGGCATGGTGCGGATCAACGTCCTCACCCCGCGCGGCAGCGACGACACCCTGATGCTGCTCAACTGGCACCCCGGCGCCTGA
- a CDS encoding cupin domain-containing protein: protein MTDHTYLSDLPLAGDLVATGYEGWSPELRAEFEAHAHDGHVGSRLLSENARVRVWEIRLAPGDRWHAHRHVLDYFWTAITPGRSRQHTHDGTTRDVSYHAGETRHFTFGPGEFLLHDIENTGETELIFTTVEHLDSANAPLRLELR from the coding sequence ATGACGGACCACACCTACCTCAGCGACCTGCCGCTCGCCGGTGACCTCGTCGCCACCGGCTACGAGGGGTGGTCGCCCGAACTCCGTGCCGAGTTCGAGGCCCACGCCCACGACGGACACGTCGGCTCCCGCCTGCTCAGCGAAAACGCCCGCGTACGCGTATGGGAGATCCGCCTCGCCCCCGGCGACCGCTGGCACGCCCACCGCCACGTCCTCGACTACTTCTGGACCGCCATCACCCCCGGCCGCAGCCGCCAACACACCCACGACGGCACCACCCGCGACGTCTCCTACCACGCCGGCGAAACCCGCCACTTCACCTTCGGCCCCGGCGAATTCCTCCTCCACGACATCGAGAACACGGGTGAGACGGAGCTGATCTTCACCACGGTTGAACACTTGGACAGTGCGAACGCCCCGTTGCGGCTTGAGCTTCGCTGA
- a CDS encoding TetR/AcrR family transcriptional regulator translates to MARLTRAETQERNRDKVLDAAREEFAERGYRDARIDAIAERAGLTRGAVYSNFPGKRALYFAVLAALAERVPEGPPPRPVRSGGDALAAFARAWVSRLPPAGDDGPGPARLAMDLMPEVITDAATRRPFAQLLKLDAILLGLALERLEPAGRPARRMVRVAEAVLTALHGTAQLAAAAPGFLDPLDAVRVCERLAGLPLDDDPPPAPGLPPVHHVDEPWSPPPATDAVTGDPLPADGEPDQVVTVLGLHRLEAAEDAVRAAPPDTPVTAVLVTADPGELGALARLSVAELCGCLRQAFPASARPPLRVVHDPSGAFAAAAGVPAVDDRTETAIRLASARVTARAQGPGAARAVAATPRRG, encoded by the coding sequence ATGGCCCGGCTGACCAGGGCGGAGACCCAGGAACGCAACCGCGACAAGGTGTTGGACGCCGCCCGCGAGGAGTTCGCCGAACGCGGCTACCGGGACGCCAGGATCGACGCCATCGCCGAGCGCGCCGGGCTCACCCGTGGTGCGGTCTACTCCAACTTCCCCGGCAAGCGGGCGCTCTACTTCGCCGTGCTGGCCGCGCTTGCCGAACGCGTGCCGGAGGGACCACCGCCGCGACCGGTGCGCTCCGGCGGCGACGCCCTGGCCGCGTTCGCCCGGGCCTGGGTCTCGCGGCTGCCGCCCGCCGGGGACGACGGCCCCGGCCCGGCCCGGCTCGCCATGGACCTGATGCCCGAGGTGATCACCGACGCCGCCACCCGCCGGCCCTTCGCCCAGCTGCTGAAGCTCGACGCGATCCTGCTCGGCCTCGCGCTGGAACGGCTGGAGCCCGCCGGACGCCCCGCCCGCCGCATGGTCCGCGTCGCCGAGGCCGTCCTCACCGCACTGCACGGCACCGCCCAACTGGCCGCCGCCGCGCCCGGTTTCCTCGACCCGCTCGACGCCGTACGGGTCTGCGAGCGCCTGGCCGGCCTGCCACTGGACGACGACCCGCCGCCCGCGCCCGGCCTGCCGCCCGTCCACCACGTCGACGAACCGTGGTCCCCGCCGCCCGCGACCGACGCGGTCACCGGCGACCCCCTCCCGGCGGACGGCGAACCGGACCAGGTGGTCACCGTCCTCGGACTGCACCGGCTGGAGGCCGCCGAGGATGCGGTACGCGCCGCGCCGCCGGACACCCCGGTCACCGCCGTACTCGTCACCGCCGACCCCGGCGAACTCGGCGCCCTCGCCCGGCTGTCCGTCGCCGAACTCTGCGGCTGCCTGCGCCAGGCCTTCCCGGCGTCGGCCCGGCCCCCGCTCCGCGTGGTCCACGACCCCTCCGGCGCCTTCGCCGCCGCGGCCGGCGTCCCCGCCGTCGACGACCGCACCGAAACCGCGATCCGCCTGGCCTCCGCCCGCGTCACCGCCCGGGCCCAAGGCCCCGGCGCCGCCCGGGCGGTGGCCGCCACGCCCCGGCGCGGCTGA
- a CDS encoding helix-turn-helix domain-containing protein, translating to MIPRSFPALGDRGGGARHRPADRRPDRAAPPGGPSAGHPLPAFLRARRLRSGLSQEGLAWRLDVSTRTVSNWERGQHGVDPRRVADLAAALALTREEERELAGLAGSRTPAARPAPAPETPHPGDPAGFAREWHRGFRDVGMPAYLRDPAWRLLACNAAYTRLFSGVARVPEAIPRENLARFICLHPDAPRLLADWYEGWLVPLLCEISDDLRAAPPRSPLYALLKAVLARPEIARAWRTEVPARAAARIRSAAAPEPAAPRHIVHPDPAVGRAAVHVSSMVPQGLDGHRSVFWRLQSLEAP from the coding sequence ATGATTCCACGTTCGTTCCCCGCCCTCGGCGACCGCGGCGGCGGAGCGCGGCACCGGCCGGCCGACCGCCGCCCCGACCGCGCCGCCCCGCCCGGCGGGCCGTCGGCCGGCCACCCGCTCCCGGCGTTCCTGCGCGCCCGCCGACTGCGCTCAGGACTCAGCCAGGAAGGGCTGGCCTGGCGGCTGGACGTCAGCACACGCACGGTCAGCAACTGGGAACGCGGACAGCACGGCGTGGACCCGCGCCGCGTCGCCGACCTCGCCGCCGCCCTCGCCCTCACCCGCGAGGAGGAGCGGGAACTGGCCGGGCTGGCCGGTTCCCGTACCCCCGCCGCCCGCCCGGCCCCCGCCCCCGAGACCCCGCACCCCGGCGACCCGGCCGGCTTCGCCCGCGAATGGCACCGCGGCTTCCGGGACGTCGGGATGCCCGCCTACCTGCGCGACCCCGCCTGGCGGCTGCTGGCCTGCAACGCCGCCTACACCCGGCTCTTCTCCGGCGTCGCCCGGGTGCCCGAGGCCATACCCCGGGAGAACCTGGCCCGATTCATCTGCCTCCACCCCGACGCCCCGCGGCTGCTGGCCGACTGGTACGAGGGGTGGCTGGTGCCGCTGCTGTGCGAGATCTCCGACGACCTGCGCGCCGCCCCGCCGCGCTCACCGCTGTACGCCCTGCTCAAGGCGGTGCTCGCGCGGCCGGAGATCGCCCGTGCCTGGCGCACCGAGGTGCCCGCCCGGGCCGCCGCGCGGATCCGTTCCGCCGCCGCGCCCGAACCCGCCGCACCCCGGCACATCGTCCACCCCGACCCCGCCGTCGGACGGGCCGCGGTACACGTCAGCTCGATGGTCCCGCAGGGACTCGACGGCCACCGCAGCGTCTTCTGGCGGCTGCAAAGCCTGGAGGCACCGTGA
- a CDS encoding LysE family translocator, whose protein sequence is MLTTALAFLGACVLIAAAPGPSTMLIIRQSLHSRRAGFLTVLGNETGVLTWGVVAALGLTALLAASRTAYDVMRIGGAVVLVWYGVQTLRAARRGEARPSAADDEAAVVPRSGWKIYRSGLLLNLANPKAAVFAMSFLPQFVPAGAPKLPVITALAAFQALFEVGYYGMYVWFVGRMKRVISRAGVRRRLEQVSGGVLVLLGIRMAVES, encoded by the coding sequence ATGCTCACCACCGCACTCGCGTTCCTCGGCGCCTGCGTGCTGATCGCCGCCGCGCCCGGTCCCAGCACGATGCTCATCATCCGCCAGTCGCTGCACAGCAGACGGGCCGGTTTCCTGACCGTTCTGGGCAACGAGACCGGGGTGCTCACCTGGGGCGTGGTGGCGGCGCTCGGGCTGACCGCGCTGCTGGCCGCCTCCCGCACGGCGTACGACGTGATGCGGATCGGCGGGGCGGTGGTGCTGGTGTGGTACGGCGTGCAGACGCTGCGGGCCGCGCGGCGCGGCGAGGCACGGCCCTCCGCCGCCGACGACGAGGCGGCGGTGGTGCCCCGTTCCGGCTGGAAGATCTACCGGTCCGGGCTGCTGCTCAACCTCGCCAACCCCAAGGCGGCCGTCTTCGCCATGTCCTTCCTGCCGCAGTTCGTCCCGGCCGGTGCGCCCAAGCTGCCGGTGATCACCGCGCTCGCCGCGTTCCAGGCGCTCTTCGAGGTCGGGTACTACGGGATGTACGTGTGGTTCGTCGGCCGGATGAAGAGGGTGATCTCCCGGGCGGGCGTGCGGCGCCGGCTGGAGCAGGTGTCGGGGGGCGTGCTGGTGCTGCTGGGCATCCGGATGGCGGTCGAGAGCTGA
- a CDS encoding SDR family oxidoreductase, giving the protein MDLRMSGKTAVVTGASRGIGLAVVRTLTGEGVRVVGAARTVTAELKDAGAVPVAVDLSTPEGCAELVQRALAELGGIDLLVNNAGGGDHFTAAGFLTADDEIWERSWALNFFAPVRLIRAALPSLIERRGAIVNVSSIGARNATGPIDYATAKAALNTLGKALAAEFGPRGVRVNTVSPGPTRTPVWEDPDGYGAQQAALGGQELADYVARVPARSGQLTGRLVEPGEVADLIAFLGSDLAASVHGADYVIDGGALKTV; this is encoded by the coding sequence ATGGACCTGCGGATGTCGGGGAAGACCGCTGTGGTGACCGGTGCGAGCCGGGGGATCGGGCTGGCGGTGGTACGGACGCTGACCGGCGAGGGGGTCCGGGTGGTGGGCGCCGCGCGGACCGTCACCGCGGAGTTGAAGGACGCCGGCGCGGTTCCGGTGGCGGTCGACCTCAGCACCCCCGAGGGCTGCGCGGAGCTGGTCCAGCGTGCCCTGGCCGAACTGGGCGGGATCGACCTGCTGGTCAACAACGCCGGTGGCGGCGACCACTTCACGGCGGCCGGGTTCCTCACCGCCGACGACGAGATCTGGGAACGCTCCTGGGCGCTCAACTTCTTCGCCCCGGTACGCCTGATCCGGGCCGCCCTGCCCTCCCTGATCGAGCGGCGCGGCGCGATCGTCAACGTCTCCTCGATCGGCGCCCGCAACGCCACCGGGCCGATCGACTACGCCACCGCCAAGGCCGCGCTCAACACCCTGGGCAAGGCGCTCGCCGCCGAGTTCGGGCCGCGCGGGGTCCGGGTCAACACCGTCTCGCCGGGGCCCACCCGCACCCCGGTGTGGGAGGACCCGGACGGCTACGGCGCCCAGCAGGCCGCCCTCGGCGGCCAGGAGCTGGCCGACTACGTGGCCCGAGTGCCCGCCCGCTCCGGCCAGTTGACCGGCCGGCTGGTCGAACCGGGCGAGGTGGCCGACCTGATCGCCTTCCTCGGGTCCGACCTGGCGGCCAGCGTCCACGGCGCCGACTACGTGATCGACGGCGGCGCGCTCAAGACCGTCTGA
- a CDS encoding ScbR family autoregulator-binding transcription factor, producing the protein MAQQERALKTRLLIVEAAGAVFDELGYDAATTTEIIARSGVTRGALYFHFPSKEAIADAVIASQDQFLVPPDHRVRLQATIDLTMSYARRLQHDSLLRGAVRLAVEQASYRKPDATPYVSSHEVVCRLLREAEANGELLPTADPEELTPLIVGAFTGIQVLSQAHNNRLDLLERVSALWKNLLPAIAVAGLLPHLDTSPEARPR; encoded by the coding sequence ATGGCGCAGCAGGAGCGGGCGTTGAAGACCCGCCTTCTGATCGTGGAGGCGGCCGGCGCGGTCTTCGACGAGCTGGGGTACGACGCGGCGACGACGACCGAGATCATCGCGCGCAGCGGGGTGACCCGGGGCGCGCTCTACTTCCACTTCCCGTCCAAGGAGGCGATCGCGGACGCCGTGATCGCCTCGCAGGACCAGTTCCTGGTGCCGCCCGACCACCGCGTCCGCCTCCAGGCCACCATCGACCTGACGATGTCGTACGCGCGCCGGCTCCAGCACGACTCGCTGCTGCGCGGCGCGGTGCGGCTCGCCGTGGAGCAGGCGTCGTACCGCAAGCCGGACGCGACGCCGTACGTCAGCTCGCACGAGGTGGTCTGTCGGCTGCTGCGGGAGGCGGAGGCCAACGGGGAGTTGCTGCCCACCGCCGACCCGGAGGAGCTGACGCCGCTGATCGTCGGGGCATTCACCGGTATCCAGGTGCTCTCCCAGGCCCACAACAACCGCCTCGACCTGCTGGAACGGGTCTCGGCGCTGTGGAAGAACCTGCTGCCGGCGATCGCGGTGGCCGGACTGCTGCCGCATCTCGACACCTCCCCCGAGGCCCGGCCCAGGTGA